The Rhodohalobacter barkolensis genome includes the window GCTGTTTAAAGCACTCACTCCGACAATTGTAGCGGCTTGGTGGACCTACTCCGGAGACCCTGTAAAAATTTTATACTCAATCGCCGGTATGGTGCTGTTAGCATTAGCGGGTATTATGATGATCAAAAAAGACCAGTAGAAAACCTTTCTAAGTGTTAGTAATTTCTTCGGCAGTGTCTTGTTATTAACCAACTGTTGTCTTCTCTATGGTGCCATTAAAACTATCATCAAAGAAAGTGCACAGGACAATACACTCATCTTTATCGCCTGAGGTTATAACTACTTCACCTGATGAATCCCAAACTGTATTTTTGCCGCAAGCAGGCCAACCTCCTGTTTGTGAAATATGATTGGATAAAAGGACTGGTATTTTATATCCAGAGGCAATATTGGATAAAATCCTCGCATCTGCTTGATAAGCGGGTTCTGAAATTAATGCGCTTGCAACATACATATCCGCCCCGTTTGTAACGGCATTTGCAGAGTGTCTGGGATTGGAATAATCAGCGCAAATAGCCAAGGCTATTCGATGTTTATTAATGGAAAACAGGTAGTCTTCAGTGCCAGTTGAGCAATAGGCATCCTCGCCTGTATGCAAATATTGCTTAGAGTAAAACTCAATATCTCCATTTGGAAAACAGATCACAGCACCGATTGACGGCTTACTTTTTTTATTTATCAACGGGCACCCTGCTATAACAACTATGTTGTATTCTACTGATGATTCGGATAACACCCTAAACTCGTTGGGTTCTTGTTGAAATGATAGTTGATCAGCAAGTTCTAACTCGTATCCTGTCAGTGAAAGTTCAGGAAAAACAACCACATCAGCGCCAAAGTACGAGGATTCAGAAATATATGATAAATGAATCTTTACGTTTTCCTTAAGAGCACCTTTTATTACCGGGATTTGTGCCAGACTAATTGTAACAGAACCAGGAGTCATTCATCCTCGGTAAACATATTGGTATTCATATTGAAAGGTTGCAATGTGTATGTATCATTGTAAATGCTGAGATCGGATATTTGTACTAAACCAATTCATTCCTTACAGGTGTGCACCCGATAATTTTATTTTGATCATTATATTTTAAATGGCAGCAACGAACATTAAATTCATTGATAATGATTTTGCGAGCTTTTTGCACTCTTGACTTGAAAGTAGTGTAAGGTATATCAAGAGCTTGTGCAGCTTCTTTTTGGGAAAGGGTTTTTGTGAAAACTTCCCGAAGATAATTTTCGTCCTCTTGAGAATACTCATCAATTAGTTCATAGAGGCACTCTGAAACTTCATCAAATTCAG containing:
- a CDS encoding carbon-nitrogen hydrolase family protein, whose translation is MTPGSVTISLAQIPVIKGALKENVKIHLSYISESSYFGADVVVFPELSLTGYELELADQLSFQQEPNEFRVLSESSVEYNIVVIAGCPLINKKSKPSIGAVICFPNGDIEFYSKQYLHTGEDAYCSTGTEDYLFSINKHRIALAICADYSNPRHSANAVTNGADMYVASALISEPAYQADARILSNIASGYKIPVLLSNHISQTGGWPACGKNTVWDSSGEVVITSGDKDECIVLCTFFDDSFNGTIEKTTVG